A genomic region of Pseudoxanthomonas suwonensis contains the following coding sequences:
- the folD gene encoding bifunctional methylenetetrahydrofolate dehydrogenase/methenyltetrahydrofolate cyclohydrolase FolD: protein MTARILDGRRVADALLDELKVRVDARVAAGRSRPGLAVVLVGSDPASAVYVRNKRRAAEKVGIEAFDYDLPAGTSEAQILALIDRLNADPKIHGILVQLPLPGIPDASGLIRRIDPRKDVDGFHPENVGHLALRQFGLRPCTPRGIMTLLAHTDRPVRGRNATIVGVSNHVGRPMALELLIAGCTVTSCHKFTPREVLEARVRDADILVVAVGRPGIVPGEWVKPGAVVIDVGINRLDDGRLVGDVGYEAAAQQASWITPVPGGVGPMTVATLMQNTLEAAAAAQTFT from the coding sequence ATGACCGCCCGCATCCTCGATGGCCGCCGCGTCGCCGACGCCCTGCTCGACGAACTCAAGGTGCGGGTCGACGCGCGCGTGGCCGCCGGCCGGTCGCGGCCAGGGCTGGCGGTGGTGCTGGTCGGTTCCGATCCGGCCTCGGCCGTGTACGTGCGCAACAAGCGCCGCGCCGCCGAGAAGGTGGGGATCGAGGCCTTCGACTACGACCTGCCGGCCGGCACCTCTGAGGCGCAGATCCTGGCCCTGATCGACCGGCTCAACGCCGATCCGAAGATCCACGGCATCCTGGTCCAGCTGCCGCTGCCGGGCATCCCGGACGCCAGCGGCCTGATCCGCCGGATCGACCCGCGCAAGGACGTGGACGGCTTCCACCCCGAGAACGTCGGCCACCTGGCGCTGCGCCAGTTCGGCCTGCGCCCGTGCACTCCGCGCGGGATCATGACCCTGCTGGCGCATACCGACCGCCCGGTGCGCGGGCGCAACGCCACCATTGTCGGCGTGAGCAACCATGTCGGCCGGCCGATGGCGCTGGAACTGCTGATCGCCGGCTGCACCGTCACCAGCTGCCACAAGTTCACCCCGCGCGAGGTGCTGGAGGCGCGCGTGCGCGACGCCGACATCCTGGTGGTGGCGGTGGGCCGCCCGGGGATCGTGCCGGGCGAGTGGGTCAAGCCGGGCGCGGTGGTGATCGATGTGGGCATCAACCGGCTCGATGACGGCCGCCTGGTCGGCGATGTCGGCTACGAGGCCGCCGCGCAGCAGGCCAGCTGGATCACGCCGGTACCGGGCGGGGTCGGGCCGATGACCGTGGCCACGCTGATGCAGAACACCCTGGAAGCGGCCGCGGCGGCGCAGACCTTTACCTAG
- a CDS encoding DUF1244 domain-containing protein, whose translation MVDTVQLQAAAFRRLLRHLNRERTDVQNIDLMILAGFCRNCLADWYREAAGDAGQPMDREQAREAVYGMPFAEWKALHQQEATPEQLAAFEAARRRHG comes from the coding sequence ATGGTCGACACCGTGCAACTGCAAGCGGCCGCGTTCCGCCGCCTGCTGCGCCACCTCAACCGGGAGCGCACCGACGTGCAGAACATCGACCTGATGATCCTGGCCGGGTTCTGCCGCAACTGCCTGGCCGACTGGTACCGCGAGGCAGCCGGGGACGCCGGCCAGCCGATGGACAGGGAGCAGGCGCGCGAGGCCGTCTACGGCATGCCATTCGCCGAATGGAAGGCGCTGCACCAGCAGGAGGCCACGCCCGAACAGCTGGCCGCGTTCGAGGCCGCGCGCCGGCGCCATGGCTGA
- a CDS encoding alpha/beta hydrolase, whose translation MAELRGGRMLLAAALFGLLGYAALSALMYLRQRDLVYYPQFTRVAAETTDFELRSGEVVLRGWRVNPGRSDALLYFGGNAERVEAWRGPFAQWFGDRTVYLVGYRGYGASEGQPGEQAILADALTLYDEVRRRHPDGDIAVVGRSLGSGVAAYLASQRPVERLALVTPFDGLAEVGQAHYPWLPVRLLASERYPSADYLRGYRGRLLLLRAGRDEVVPARNTDRLLAALPVPPQVVEFPQHGHNDLSEDPRYGEALAGFMR comes from the coding sequence ATGGCTGAGCTGCGCGGCGGGCGGATGCTGCTGGCGGCCGCGCTGTTCGGGCTGCTGGGCTACGCGGCCCTCAGCGCCCTGATGTACCTGCGCCAGCGCGATCTGGTCTACTACCCGCAGTTCACCCGGGTGGCCGCGGAAACCACCGATTTCGAGCTGCGTTCCGGCGAAGTCGTGCTGCGCGGCTGGCGGGTGAATCCGGGACGCAGCGACGCCCTGCTCTATTTCGGCGGCAACGCCGAACGGGTCGAGGCCTGGCGCGGACCGTTCGCGCAGTGGTTCGGCGACCGCACGGTCTACCTGGTCGGCTACCGCGGCTACGGCGCCAGCGAGGGCCAGCCCGGCGAGCAGGCGATCCTGGCCGATGCGCTGACGCTCTACGACGAGGTGCGGCGGCGCCATCCCGACGGCGACATCGCCGTGGTCGGGCGCAGCCTGGGCAGTGGTGTGGCCGCCTACCTCGCGTCGCAGCGTCCGGTCGAGCGGCTGGCCCTGGTCACGCCGTTCGACGGCCTGGCCGAGGTCGGCCAGGCCCACTACCCGTGGCTACCAGTGCGCCTGCTGGCGAGCGAGCGCTACCCGTCCGCGGACTACCTGCGCGGCTACCGCGGCCGGCTGCTGCTCCTGCGCGCCGGCCGCGACGAGGTGGTGCCGGCGCGCAACACCGACCGCCTGCTGGCGGCGCTGCCGGTGCCGCCGCAGGTCGTCGAGTTCCCGCAGCACGGCCACAACGACCTGTCCGAGGATCCGCGCTACGGCGAGGCCTTGGCCGGCTTCATGCGCTGA